A genomic segment from Corylus avellana chromosome ca5, CavTom2PMs-1.0 encodes:
- the LOC132183080 gene encoding high mobility group B protein 3-like isoform X1 — translation MRAPKTAAIAHKKPNAEILKKGKAETKTKKDKARSKKDPDAPKRPSSAFFIFMEDFRKSFKENNPDQKSCSAVGKAGGEKWKSMTDAEKAPYAEKAVTRKVEYEKVVQAYKIKLTQNNHGCNELPEESTTSTSEVHDEADQEASS, via the exons ATGAGAGCTCCTAAAACTGCTGCGATTGCTCACAAGAAGCCTAACGCCGA GATACTGAAGAAAGGCAAGGCTGAGACGAAGACGAAGAAGGACAAGGCGAGGAGTAAGAAGGACCCCGATGCTCCGAAGCGTCCCTCCAGTGCGTTCTTTATCTTCAT GGAGGATTTCAGAAAGTCCTTCAAGGAGAACAATCCGGATCAGAAGTCTTGTTCAGCT GTTGGAAAAGCCGGAGGTGAGAAATGGAAATCAATGACTGATGCT GAGAAAGCTCCCTATGCTGAGAAAGCCGTGACGAGGAAGGTGGAATATGAAAAAGTCGTCCAAGCATATAAGATTAAGCTC ACTCAGAATAACCATGGATGCAATGAACTGCCAGAGGAATCTACGACATCGACTTCTGAGGTCCATGACGAGGCAGACCAGGAAGCCAGCTCTTAG
- the LOC132183080 gene encoding high mobility group B protein 3-like isoform X2 gives MRAPKTAAIAHKKPNAEILKKGKAETKTKKDKARSKKDPDAPKRPSSAFFIFMEDFRKSFKENNPDQKSCSAVGKAGGEKWKSMTDAEKAPYAEKAVTRKVEYEKVVQAYKIKLNNHGCNELPEESTTSTSEVHDEADQEASS, from the exons ATGAGAGCTCCTAAAACTGCTGCGATTGCTCACAAGAAGCCTAACGCCGA GATACTGAAGAAAGGCAAGGCTGAGACGAAGACGAAGAAGGACAAGGCGAGGAGTAAGAAGGACCCCGATGCTCCGAAGCGTCCCTCCAGTGCGTTCTTTATCTTCAT GGAGGATTTCAGAAAGTCCTTCAAGGAGAACAATCCGGATCAGAAGTCTTGTTCAGCT GTTGGAAAAGCCGGAGGTGAGAAATGGAAATCAATGACTGATGCT GAGAAAGCTCCCTATGCTGAGAAAGCCGTGACGAGGAAGGTGGAATATGAAAAAGTCGTCCAAGCATATAAGATTAAGCTC AATAACCATGGATGCAATGAACTGCCAGAGGAATCTACGACATCGACTTCTGAGGTCCATGACGAGGCAGACCAGGAAGCCAGCTCTTAG
- the LOC132183129 gene encoding large ribosomal subunit protein uL6c, giving the protein MASSLTSSFQTSNLRSLFLGERNRICISSVHADRVGFLRKTVVCKESRIGKQPIEVPSNVTITLDGQGLKVKGPLGELSQSYPREVKVERDESGILRVSKAMETRRANQMHGLFRTLTDNMVVGVSKGFEKKLQLIGVGYRATVEGKDLVLNLGFSHPVRMAIPDGIKVKVDDNTRITVSGYDKCAIGQFAASVRRWRPPEPYKGKGVKYADEIVRRKEGKAGKKK; this is encoded by the exons ATGGCTTCCTCCCTCACCTCCTCTTTTCAAACAAG CAATTTGAGGTCTCTATTTTTGGGCGAGAGAAATAGAATTTGTATTTCCAGTGTTCATGCAGATCGTGTTGGTTTCTTGAGGAAAACTGTGGTGTGTAAGGAATCACGGATAGGAAAACAGCCAATTGAAGTGCCATCCAATGTGACAATCACTTTGGACGGCCAAGGCTTAAAAGTAAAGGGTCCTCTTGGGGAACTTTCACAAAGCTATCCACGAGAAGTGAAGGTTGAGAGGGATGAGTCTGGCATTCTAAGGGTCAGCAAGGCGATGGAAACTAGAAGGGCCAACCAAATGCATGGGCTTTTTAG GACACTTACCGACAATATGGTGGTGGGAGTATCTAAAGGTTTTGAGAAGAAACTTCAATTGATCGGTGTTGGGTATCGTGCAACAGTAGAAGGAAAAGACTTGGTACTAAACCTGGGGTTCTCTCATCCAGTTAGAATGGCAATCCCTGATGGCATAAAAGTGAAGGTGGATGACAACACCAGAATTACTGTTAGTGGATACGACAAATGCGCCATCGGTCAGTTTGCTGCTTCTGTTAGGCGATGGAGACCCCCGGAACCGTATAAAGGTAAGGGTGTGAAATATGCTGATGAAATTGTTAGACGAAAGGAAGGGAAAGCAGGAAAGAAGAAGTGA
- the LOC132180854 gene encoding glutamate receptor 3.7 isoform X1, whose amino-acid sequence MKHFVVLPLIILIWVFRTASVCCQTPAVVNIGAVFTFNSVIGRAARVAMDAAVSDVNRDPRILNGTKLKLIVKDSNCSVFMGSVGAFQVLEEGVVAIIGPQSSAIARMISEIANGLKVPLISYAATDPTLSALQFPFFFRTAQSESYQMAAMADLIDFYGWTEVIAIYLDDDYGRNGIAALDDELDKKKLKIAYKFPLPNQFDLNNITDMLNKSKLLGPRVYVVHVDPDPKLRIFTIAQKLQMMTSNFVWLATDWLSTTIDSFSLMNQTSLHILQGVVALRQHTPESSRKRAFVSRWRQMLEKGLVSSELNTYGLNAYDTVWAVARSIDEFVKEHRNITFSFNDKLLRMKSAEFQLGKLKVFDGGLLLLEKLSHTNFTGLSGKIQFNQDRNIVNGGYDVINIDQMAVHPVGYWSNTSGFSVLPPENLKREEDSYSRLDQKLNSITWPGGKKETPRGWVIADDARPLRIGVPNRASFVEFATELHNSHKMHGYCIDVFLEARKLVPYDIPYRFEPFGNGSSNPSYDGLVQMVKDDVFDAAVGDIAIVTNRTKIVDFSQPYATTGLVIVAPVQDSKSSAWVFLQPFTVEMWCATGASFVMIAVVIWILEHRVNNDFRGPPKRQLVTMFLFSFSTLFKTNQESTVSPLGRMVMVVWLFLLMVITASYTASLTSILTVQQLSSPITGIDSLIRSNWPIGYQEGSFAYSYLADGLYIPRSRLKSLGSPEAYERALRQGPTNGGVAAIIDELTYVELFLSKRTEFGIIGQPFTKSGWGFAFKRGSPLAVDISTAILKLSESGKLQKIHERWFCKMGCPGENKQKDEPNRLHLISFWGLYLLCGIVTLGSLLFFFLRTVRDFVHYKRQQRKSSHPSSISSEARCSHVIYSFFDFIDEKEEAIKKIFTPSDNPQGQNS is encoded by the exons ATGAAACACTTTGTGGTTCTGCCACTTATAATTTTGATATGGGTATTCCGTACTGCTTCTGTGTGCTGCCAAACTCCTGCGGTTGTGAACATTGGTGCCGTTTTTACTTTCAATTCGGTTATTGGTAGAGCCGCCAGGGTGGCGATGGACGCAGCAGTCTCTGATGTCAATAGGGATCCAAGAATTCTCAACGGGACAAAGCTGAAGTTGATCGTCAAGGACTCAAATTGTAGTGTCTTCATGGGGTCCGTTGGAG CTTTTCAGGTACTTGAGGAAGGGGTAGTGGCCATAATTGGTCCACAGTCCTCTGCTATAGCTCGTATGATTTCTGAGATTGCTAATGGTCTCAAAGTGCCACTTATCTCATATGCTGCCACTGATCCAACTCTTTCTGCTCTCCAATTCCCATTCTTTTTTCGGACTGCGCAAAGTGAGTCCTATCAAATGGCTGCTATGGCTGATTTAATTGACTTTTATGGATGGACAGAGGTCATTGCCATCTATTTGGATGATGATTACGGGAGGAATGGGATAGCTGCTTTAGATGATGAACTTgataagaaaaaattgaagattgcTTATAAATTTCCTTTGCCTAACCAGTTTGATCTAAACAACATCACTGATATGCTCAATAAATCTAAATTACTTGGTCCTCGTGTTTATGTTGTTCATGTTGATCCTGATCCCAAACTGAGAATATTCACCATAGCTCAGAAATTACAAATGATGACCAGCAACTTTGTGTGGCTTGCAACGGATTGGCTTTCTACTACCATAGATTCATTCTCTCTGATGAATCAAACTTCACTCCATATCCTCCAAGGGGTAGTTGCGCTTCGTCAACATACTCCAGAATCCAGTCGGAAGAGGGCTTTTGTATCACGATGGAGACAAATGCTAGAAAAGGGTTTAGTAAGTTCTGAGTTGAATACCTATGGACTCAATGCTTATGATACAGTATGGGCAGTAGCACGTTCAATTGATGAGTTTGTAAAAGAACACAGAAATATCACATTCTCTTTCAATGATAAGTTACTCCGAATGAAATCAGCTGAATTTCAACTGGGGAAGCTCAAAGTCTTTGATGGTGGACTTCTTCTGCTTGAGAAATTATCGCATACAAACTTCACTGGTTTAAGTGGTAAAATCCAATTTAATCAAGATCGGAACATTGTGAATGGTGGTTATGATGTCATCAATATTGACCAGATGGCTGTTCATCCAGTTGGTTATTGGTCTAACACTTCAGGCTTTTCAGTTTTACCCCCAGAAAATCTTAAAAGGGAAGAAGATAGCTATTCCCGCCTAGATCAGAAGCTTAACAGCATTACTTGGCCCGGCGGAAAGAAAGAAACGCCACGAGGTTGGGTGATTGCAGATGATGCGAGACCACTGAGGATTGGGGTGCCAAATAGAGCAAGTTTTGTTGAATTTGCCACTGAACTGCACAACAGCCATAAAATGCATGGGTACTGTATTGATGTCTTCCTTGAAGCAAGGAAGTTAGTCCCATATGATATTCCTTACAGATTTGAACCTTTTGGGAATGGCAGCTCTAATCCCAGTTACGACGGGCTTGTACAGATGGTTAAAGACGAT GTGTTCGATGCTGCTGTAGGGGACATTGCAATTGTGACAAACAGGACAAAGATTGTGGATTTTTCACAGCCTTATGCTACTACCGGTCTTGTCATAGTGGCTCCAGTCCAGGATTCAAAATCAAGTGCTTGGGTGTTTCTTCAACCATTTACAGTAGAGATGTGGTGTGCTACTGGAGCTTCTTTTGTAATGATTGCAGTAGTTATTTGGATTCTTGAGCATCGAGTCAACAATGATTTCCGCGGTCCCCCTAAGAGGCAGCTTGTTACAATGTTTCT GTTCAGTTTCTCGACATTGTTTAAGACAAATC AGGAAAGTACAGTAAGCCCACTTGGACGGATGGTGATGGTTGTATGGCTTTTCCTGTTAATGGTGATCACAGCAAGCTATACAGCAAGCTTGACTTCAATCCTCACAGTTCAGCAGCTTTCATCACCCATCACAGGAATCGATAGCTTGATTAGAAGTAACTGGCCTATTGGATACCAAGAAGGTTCATTTGCTTATAGCTATCTGGCAGACGGTCTTTACATACCTAGGTCAAGACTCAAGTCTCTAGGCTCCCCAGAAGCGTACGAGAGAGCACTTCGACAAGGGCCGACTAATGGAGGGGTGGCAGCTATCATAGATGAGCTTACATATGTGGAGTTATTTCTGTCAAAGCGAACTGAATTTGGGATTATTGGGCAACCATTTACCAAGAGTGGATGGGGATTT GCTTTCAAGAGAGGTTCCCCACTTGCAGTTGACATCTCAACGGCAATCTTGAAACTTTCTGAGAGTGGAAAGCTTCAGAAGATCCACGAGAGGTGGTTTTGTAAGATGGGTTGTCCTGGAGAGAACAAACAGAAAGATGAGCCTAACCGACTCCACTTGATCAGCTTTTGGGGTCTATATTTATTATGTGGAATCGTCACCCTTGGCtcccttctgtttttttttctacgAACGGTTCGCGATTTTGTGCATTACAAACGACAGCAGAGGAAGTCTTCTCATCCATCTTCAATTTCATCGGAGGCCCGCTGCTCTCACGTCATTTACAGCTTTTTTGACTTCATTGATGAGAAGGAAGAAGCGATTAAGAAGATATTTACTCCGAGTGACAATCCTCAAGGTCAGAATAGCTAA
- the LOC132180854 gene encoding glutamate receptor 3.7 isoform X2 — protein sequence MISEIANGLKVPLISYAATDPTLSALQFPFFFRTAQSESYQMAAMADLIDFYGWTEVIAIYLDDDYGRNGIAALDDELDKKKLKIAYKFPLPNQFDLNNITDMLNKSKLLGPRVYVVHVDPDPKLRIFTIAQKLQMMTSNFVWLATDWLSTTIDSFSLMNQTSLHILQGVVALRQHTPESSRKRAFVSRWRQMLEKGLVSSELNTYGLNAYDTVWAVARSIDEFVKEHRNITFSFNDKLLRMKSAEFQLGKLKVFDGGLLLLEKLSHTNFTGLSGKIQFNQDRNIVNGGYDVINIDQMAVHPVGYWSNTSGFSVLPPENLKREEDSYSRLDQKLNSITWPGGKKETPRGWVIADDARPLRIGVPNRASFVEFATELHNSHKMHGYCIDVFLEARKLVPYDIPYRFEPFGNGSSNPSYDGLVQMVKDDVFDAAVGDIAIVTNRTKIVDFSQPYATTGLVIVAPVQDSKSSAWVFLQPFTVEMWCATGASFVMIAVVIWILEHRVNNDFRGPPKRQLVTMFLFSFSTLFKTNQESTVSPLGRMVMVVWLFLLMVITASYTASLTSILTVQQLSSPITGIDSLIRSNWPIGYQEGSFAYSYLADGLYIPRSRLKSLGSPEAYERALRQGPTNGGVAAIIDELTYVELFLSKRTEFGIIGQPFTKSGWGFAFKRGSPLAVDISTAILKLSESGKLQKIHERWFCKMGCPGENKQKDEPNRLHLISFWGLYLLCGIVTLGSLLFFFLRTVRDFVHYKRQQRKSSHPSSISSEARCSHVIYSFFDFIDEKEEAIKKIFTPSDNPQGQNS from the exons ATGATTTCTGAGATTGCTAATGGTCTCAAAGTGCCACTTATCTCATATGCTGCCACTGATCCAACTCTTTCTGCTCTCCAATTCCCATTCTTTTTTCGGACTGCGCAAAGTGAGTCCTATCAAATGGCTGCTATGGCTGATTTAATTGACTTTTATGGATGGACAGAGGTCATTGCCATCTATTTGGATGATGATTACGGGAGGAATGGGATAGCTGCTTTAGATGATGAACTTgataagaaaaaattgaagattgcTTATAAATTTCCTTTGCCTAACCAGTTTGATCTAAACAACATCACTGATATGCTCAATAAATCTAAATTACTTGGTCCTCGTGTTTATGTTGTTCATGTTGATCCTGATCCCAAACTGAGAATATTCACCATAGCTCAGAAATTACAAATGATGACCAGCAACTTTGTGTGGCTTGCAACGGATTGGCTTTCTACTACCATAGATTCATTCTCTCTGATGAATCAAACTTCACTCCATATCCTCCAAGGGGTAGTTGCGCTTCGTCAACATACTCCAGAATCCAGTCGGAAGAGGGCTTTTGTATCACGATGGAGACAAATGCTAGAAAAGGGTTTAGTAAGTTCTGAGTTGAATACCTATGGACTCAATGCTTATGATACAGTATGGGCAGTAGCACGTTCAATTGATGAGTTTGTAAAAGAACACAGAAATATCACATTCTCTTTCAATGATAAGTTACTCCGAATGAAATCAGCTGAATTTCAACTGGGGAAGCTCAAAGTCTTTGATGGTGGACTTCTTCTGCTTGAGAAATTATCGCATACAAACTTCACTGGTTTAAGTGGTAAAATCCAATTTAATCAAGATCGGAACATTGTGAATGGTGGTTATGATGTCATCAATATTGACCAGATGGCTGTTCATCCAGTTGGTTATTGGTCTAACACTTCAGGCTTTTCAGTTTTACCCCCAGAAAATCTTAAAAGGGAAGAAGATAGCTATTCCCGCCTAGATCAGAAGCTTAACAGCATTACTTGGCCCGGCGGAAAGAAAGAAACGCCACGAGGTTGGGTGATTGCAGATGATGCGAGACCACTGAGGATTGGGGTGCCAAATAGAGCAAGTTTTGTTGAATTTGCCACTGAACTGCACAACAGCCATAAAATGCATGGGTACTGTATTGATGTCTTCCTTGAAGCAAGGAAGTTAGTCCCATATGATATTCCTTACAGATTTGAACCTTTTGGGAATGGCAGCTCTAATCCCAGTTACGACGGGCTTGTACAGATGGTTAAAGACGAT GTGTTCGATGCTGCTGTAGGGGACATTGCAATTGTGACAAACAGGACAAAGATTGTGGATTTTTCACAGCCTTATGCTACTACCGGTCTTGTCATAGTGGCTCCAGTCCAGGATTCAAAATCAAGTGCTTGGGTGTTTCTTCAACCATTTACAGTAGAGATGTGGTGTGCTACTGGAGCTTCTTTTGTAATGATTGCAGTAGTTATTTGGATTCTTGAGCATCGAGTCAACAATGATTTCCGCGGTCCCCCTAAGAGGCAGCTTGTTACAATGTTTCT GTTCAGTTTCTCGACATTGTTTAAGACAAATC AGGAAAGTACAGTAAGCCCACTTGGACGGATGGTGATGGTTGTATGGCTTTTCCTGTTAATGGTGATCACAGCAAGCTATACAGCAAGCTTGACTTCAATCCTCACAGTTCAGCAGCTTTCATCACCCATCACAGGAATCGATAGCTTGATTAGAAGTAACTGGCCTATTGGATACCAAGAAGGTTCATTTGCTTATAGCTATCTGGCAGACGGTCTTTACATACCTAGGTCAAGACTCAAGTCTCTAGGCTCCCCAGAAGCGTACGAGAGAGCACTTCGACAAGGGCCGACTAATGGAGGGGTGGCAGCTATCATAGATGAGCTTACATATGTGGAGTTATTTCTGTCAAAGCGAACTGAATTTGGGATTATTGGGCAACCATTTACCAAGAGTGGATGGGGATTT GCTTTCAAGAGAGGTTCCCCACTTGCAGTTGACATCTCAACGGCAATCTTGAAACTTTCTGAGAGTGGAAAGCTTCAGAAGATCCACGAGAGGTGGTTTTGTAAGATGGGTTGTCCTGGAGAGAACAAACAGAAAGATGAGCCTAACCGACTCCACTTGATCAGCTTTTGGGGTCTATATTTATTATGTGGAATCGTCACCCTTGGCtcccttctgtttttttttctacgAACGGTTCGCGATTTTGTGCATTACAAACGACAGCAGAGGAAGTCTTCTCATCCATCTTCAATTTCATCGGAGGCCCGCTGCTCTCACGTCATTTACAGCTTTTTTGACTTCATTGATGAGAAGGAAGAAGCGATTAAGAAGATATTTACTCCGAGTGACAATCCTCAAGGTCAGAATAGCTAA